A stretch of the Opisthocomus hoazin isolate bOpiHoa1 chromosome 2, bOpiHoa1.hap1, whole genome shotgun sequence genome encodes the following:
- the RAB4A gene encoding ras-related protein Rab-4A: MSQTAMSETYDFLFKFLVIGNAGTGKSCLLHQFIEKKFKDDSNHTIGVEFGSKIINVGGKYVKLQIWDTAGQERFRSVTRSYYRGAAGALLVYDITSRETYNALTNWLTDARMLASQNIVIILCGNKKDLDADREVTFLEASRFAQENELMFLETSALTGENVEEAFVQCARKILNKIESGELDPERMGSGIQYGDAALRQLRSPRRAQAQSAQECGC, from the exons ATTTCCTGTTTAAGTTCTTGGTCATAGGAAATGCTGGGACTGGAAAATCCTGTTTACTACACCAATTTATTGAAAAGAAAT tCAAAGATGACTCAAATCATACTATAGGAGTGGAATTTGGTTCAAAGATCATAAATGTTGGTGGTAAATATGTAAAATTGCAGATATGGGATACAGCAGGACAAGAGAGATTCAG GTCTGTAACAAGGAGTTACTATAGAGGAGCTGCAGGTGCTTTGCTTGTCTATGATATAACCAG CCGGGAAACCTACAATGCACTTACTAATTGGCTGACGGATGCAAGAATGTTAGCAAGTCAAAATATTGTGATAATACTGTGTGGAAACAAAAAAGATCTTGATGCAGATCGTGAAGTGACGTTTTTAGAAGCATCCAGGTTTGCACAAGAAAATG AGCTGATGTTCTTGGAAACAAGTGCACTAACAGGGGAAAATGTTGAAGAGGCCTTTGTACAGTGTGCAAGAAAAATACTCAATAAAATTGAATCAG GAGAACTGGATCCAGAAAGAATGGGCTCAGGTATTCAGTATGGAGATGCTGCCTTGAGACAGCTGAGGTCACCACGTAGAGCACAAGCACAAAGTGCTCAAGAATGTGGgtgttaa